GCGGGTGCGGCGCTGGTGGTCATGGCGTTCTGCCTGGGTCTGGGCACCGGCGGCGTGTTCGCGCTGGTGGCGAAGCTGGTGGCGCCCGAGCGGGTCGGCACCGTGACCGGATTGGTCGGCGCGGCAGGCGGTCTCGGCGGCTACTTCCCGCCGCTGGTCATGGGCTTCGCCTACGGGCAACTCGGCGGATACGCCATCGGCTACCTGCTGCTGGCCGCCACCGCCCTGGCCGCTCTGCTCTACACCGTGACCCTGCGTCGCGCGGTGTCGCCCGCCCCCGACCGGACCGTCCGCTCCCGAACCGCGGCTCCGGCGGCGCACCGCTGATCCCACCGACGCCGGGTACCTCCCCGGGAAACCGCGGCCGCCGCACTCACCGGAGTGCGGCGGCTGTGGGCGTTGGATTCCGGCCAAAAGCGCGCCGGAATGACGGGGCTTCGACGTCAGCTGCTGGACGCGCCCGCGAAAGGGGTGGACAGCGGGGCGGAGGGGCGGCGATTCGGGTGCTGCCACAGACCTTTTCGCTCCAGGATCGGCAGGACGCCCTCACCGAACCAGTAGGCCTCCTCGAGATGCGGGTAGCCGGAGAGCACGAAGTGGGAGATGCCCGCCTTCGAGTATTCGACCAGCCGCTCGGCCACCTCGGCGTGCGAGCCGACCAGGGCGGTGCCCGCGCCGCCGCGCACCAGGCCGACCCCGGCCCACAGGTTGGGGGCGATCTCGAGGCGGTCGGTGCTGCCGTTGTGCAGCTCCGACATCCGGCGCTGCCCCTCGGATTCGCTGCGGGCCAGCGCGGCCTGGACGCGTTCGATATCGGCGGGGTCGATGCCGGCGAGCAGCTTGTCGGCCACCGCCCACGCCTCCTCGGCGGTATCCCGGGTGATGACGTGGATGCGCAGGCCGTAGTCGAGCTTGCGGCCGTGGTCGACGGCCAGCCCGCGAATCCAGTCCAGCTTGCGGCTGACCGCCAGCACCGGCTCACCCCAGGTGAGATAGGTGTCGGCGTAGCGCGCGGCCACCGGGCCGGCGGGGGCCGACGAGCCGCCGAAGAAGATCGGCGGGACCGGATCGGGCCGGTTGCTCAGCAGCGCGTTCTCCACGCGAATGTGCTCACCGGAGAAGGTGACCGGCTCGTGCGACTCCCACAGCGACCGCACCACGTGCAGGAATTCCCCGGTCCGCGCGTAACGGCTCTCCTTGTCGGCGAAGTCGCCGTAGGCGGCCTGTTCGAGCGGTTCGCCACCGGTCACCACATTGAGGAAAAGCCGTCCCTCCGAATGCCTTTGGAAGGTGCCCGCCATTTGCGCGGCCAGCGTCGGGCTCATCAGGCCGGGCCGCAGCGCCACCAGGAACTTCAGCGTCTCGGTGGTCTCCACCAGCATGGCGGTGGTCAACCAGGCGTCCTCGCACCAGGATCCGGTGGGGGTGAGCACCGCCTCGAAACCATTGGTCTCGGCCGCGGCGGAGATCTGGTTGAGGTAGTGCAGCGAGGCCGGCCGGTCACCCGACATGGGCGTGCCGTGCCCGCCGACCACGAGGCCGCGGGAGTCGCCGGAGGTGGGCAGGAACCAGTGGAACGACAAGCTCATTCGGGGACTCCTAGGAGTTGAATCGGTCGTTGAAGCGGGTGTCGATGAAGTCGGTGATCTTCACCTTGCCCGGGATCAGCTTCGCGTCGGAGAAGGCGTCGGCCACCTGCTGTTCGGCGGTGATGGTGGCGTCGTCGAGCGGATGATCCGCGAAATTCGCGCGATTGACCGCCAGCAGGGTCACGTCGTAAGGCACACCGGTGATGGCCGCGGACTGCTTGGCCCACTCCTCGCGGTGCCCGGTGATCCAGGTGTGGGCGCGCTGGATGCGGCCCAGCAGATCCCGCACGGCGGCGGCATTCGCCTTGTTGTCCAACGTCTTCGCGCCGGTCACCCAGAAGCTGTCGGGCTTGAGATAGCCGGCGCCGTCCACCAGCACCCGGTTGCCGCCCAATTCCGCCTGCGCCACATAGGGATCCCACACCGTCCAGGCGTCCACACGGCCGGTGGACAGCGCGGCCAGCGCGTCGGCGGGCTGCAGGTACTGCGGTTCGATGTCGCCGAAGGTGAGCCCGTTCTTGGTCAGCACCGACAGCAGGTGGTAATGCGCCGAGCTGCCCTTGGTGACGGCGATCTTCTTGCCGCGCAGGTCCTTCGGGTCCTTCAGCGCCGAATCCTTGGGCACCACGATCGCGCTGCCCGCCGCGCCGGAGTCGTACACTCCGGCGATCTTGATCTGGGATTTGGCGGCCGCCGCGAACACCGGCGGGGCGTCACCGACGCCGCCGAAGTCGATGGATCCGGCATTGATGGCCTCGAGCATGGGCGGACCGGCGGTGAAGGTCGACCATTCCACCTGGTAGGGCAGATCCTTGGACTGACCCGACACGTCCAGCAGGGCCTGCAGCGCCATGCCCTTCTGATCGCCGATGTGCAGGGTCACCTTGGACAGATCGACCGAACCGTCCGCGTTCACGCCCTTGGTGTCGTCGCCGCCGGACGAGCAGGCCGCCGTGACCAGGGCCGTGACGACCGCGAGGGCGGCGAGCAGGCGGGTGCGTTTCATTCGGTGCTTCCCTTCAATTGAACACCGTCTTCCAGGGTGACGCCCAGCTCGGCCAGCAATGCCGTGCGCAGGGCCAGGAATCCGGGATGGTCGCGCCGGCGCGGGCGCGGCAGGTCGATGGGGATTTCGCGGGCGATGCGGCCGTCGGCCAGCACCAGAGCGCGGTCGGCCAGCAGCAGCGCCTCGTCCACGTCGTGGGTGACCAGCAGCACGCCGGGCCGATGTTTGGTCCACAGGTCCAGCACCAGCTGGTGAATAGTGATGCGGGTCAAGGCATCCAGCGCGCTGAAAGGCTCGTCGAGCAGCAGCAGCTCCGGCTCCCGCACCAGCGCGCGGGCCAGCGACGCGCGCTGTGCCTCACCGCCGGACAGCGTGAGCGGCCATGCCTCGCCGCGCTCGGCCAAACCGACCTCGGCCAGCGCGGCTTCCGCTGCGGCCTTGGGGTTTTCGTGGCGCAGGCCCAGGGTGACGTTGTCGCGCACCCGCTTCCACGGCACCAGGCGCGGTTCCTGGAAGGCGACGGCCACCTCCCCGGCGACGGTCAGCTCGCCCTCGGTCCGGTCGTCGAGTCCGGCCAGGGCCCGCAGCAGCGTCGACTTGCCGGAGCCGGAGCGGCCGAGCAGGGCCACGAACTCGCCGGGCCGGATATCGAGGTCCAGCCGGTGCAGCACCCGGCGCGTGCCGAAGTCCTTGGCCAGCCCCCGGATTCGCACCACGGGACCCGCCGGGGTCACCGAGTCTTCGGTCAGTGTGTCAGGAAGCCGCGTCGCCATGACAGCGCTCTCCTCTCGATCGAACGGACCAGTGCGTCGGTGAGCAGACCGAGCACGCTGTAGACGAGCAGGCCGACCACGATCACGTCGGTGCGCAGGAACTCGCGCGCGTCGTTGATCATGAAGCCCAGGCCCGCATCGGCATTCACCTGTTCGGCCACGATGAGCGCCAGCCAGGCCACGCCGAGGGATTGGCGCAGCCCGACCAGGGTCTGCGGCAGCGCGCCCGGCAGCACGATGTGGCGGATCAGCTGCCAGCGGTTCAACCGCTGCACCTGCGCCAGTTCGGCGAGTTTGCCGTCCACGCTGCGGATTCCGGCGAAGGTGTTGAGATACAGCGGCACCGCGACACCGAAGGCGACCAACACGATCTTGGGCAGCTCACCGATGCCGAACCACAGGATGAACAGCGGGATCAACCCGTAGAACGGCAGCGTCCGCAGCATCTGCACGATCGGATCGACCAGGTACTCCCCCACCCGGCTCAGCCCGGAGATCAGCGCCAGACCGATGCCGGCGGCCGCGCCGATGACGAAGCCGATGGCGGCGCGCTGCAGCGACACCGAGATCGCCTTGGTGAGCGTCCCGTCCTTGACCAGGTCGATCGCGGTCTGCACCACGGTGACGGGGGATGCGAGCAGTCTTTCGGGCAGGACGCCGGTGGCACTGGCCACCTGCCAGATCACGACCAGCGCGACCGGCGCGACGAACCGCGCCAGCACGGATACGCTCGGCAGGCGCAACCGGGCCGCAGCGGGCCTGGCCTGCACGGCAATGGAGGACACGACAGCACCTCGGCACAACGGGGACGGGGACGGTGGCGGTCGAGGGCCATTTCTCTCGCAAGGCAAGAGATTCGCCCGCCACCTAGGCACAGTGCCGTTTCCGAACGGCCCGGTCACCGGTTGTAATCCGCGTGATTCTGGATTCGGCCACTTCCTCGGCTTGCCACAATGGATCCGCAGCGAGGAGCCAAGGACGCATGGACAGTCCGCATCACCCGCTCACCGTCGGATCCCGGTTCGGCCCCTATCGGCTCGACCGGTTGATCGGACGCGGGGGCATGGGCGAGGTGTACCAGGCCTACGACACGATCAAGGACCGCACGGTGGCCATCAAGGTGCTGCCGGAGCGGCTCGCCGAGGACGCGGTGTATCGGCAACGCTTCCAACGGGAATCGCATGCGGCGGCGAGGCTGCGCGAGGCGCACGTCATTCCGATCCACGATTACGGCGAGATCGACGGGCGGCTCTACATCGACATGCGGCTGGTCGACGGCGACAGCCTGCGTTCGCTGCTGCACCGGCACGGGCCCGGCACGCCGGCGGACGCGGTCGCGGTCGTCGAACAGGTCGCCGCCGCACTGGATGCCGCGCACCGCGACGGGTTGCTGCATCGAGATGTGAAGCCGGACAACATCCTGCTCACCCACGAGGGCTTCGTGTACCTGGTGGATTTCGGCATCGCGCAATCCGTCACCGACGAATCGCTGACCCAGGACGGCGGCGCGGTCGGCTCCTACCGCTACATGGCTCCGGAACGCTTCGCCGCCGGCGACATCGGTCCCGCCTCGGACGTCTACGCCCTGACCTGCGTCCTGTTCGAATGTCTCACCGGCACCCGGCCTTTCGCGGGCGGGAACGAGGCGCAGATCATGGGGGCGCACCTGTTCGACCCCATCCCGAAACCGAGCCTGGTCCGCCCGACCGTCCCCGCCGCCTTCGACGCAGTCGTGGCGCGCGGCATGGCCAAGGAGCCGGGACAGCGCTACGGCACGGCGGGTGAGCTCGCCGCGGCCGCGCGGGCCGCGCTCCCCGACCGGACCGGCGGGCGCACCTCGACGAATCCACCTGCGCCGCACCCGGAAATGATGGAGACGGTGACCGGGACCGGACGCGGCAACGCCTCGGACCCGGGGCCCGGCACCGGAGCAGAGGCTGTTAGCGGCCATCCGGCCGAGCCGGGCAGACGCGCATCGCGCACTCGCCGACGGCTCCGGAGACTGGCGGCCGTCGCGGGCGTGGCGCTGCTGGTCGCCGCGTCGCTGAGCTTCGCGGGCTGGGCCTATCGGCAGCACACCACACCGGGCAGACCGATCAGCGACTCGCTGACCTTGCAGCCGTCGGACATCGAGGTGCTCAGCATCGTGTCCGGGACCGGCTACCACCGGGCCAACTGCCTGCGCGCCGACTCGAACACCCAGGGCACGTCGTTCATCCTGTGCGATCCGAACCCGGCGGCCTCCGCCCCGGCCGCGCGCTTCTTCCGGTTCCGTACCGCGCAGGCCATGCACGACTACTTCACGACCACCTATCTGGGCGGGTTCGGGGCGACCAGTTGCCCGTCGGATCCGGCGGGCAAGGACGGGCCGCTGATGGCCAAGGGCAAGGAGGTGGGTCGCAAGGCCTGCTACGCCGACCGCAGCCTCGGTAAACCCGCCCCCGGCCTGGTCGTGACCGACGAGGCCGAGATGGTGCTGTCGGTCTATATTTTCGACAACCCGGAGCTGACGGCGCTGCGCGACTACTGGGCCAAGAACAACTGGGGCCGCCTCTCGTCACGCGAGAACAGCGGCGACCCGGACGTTTTCACCGACGACGACCGGAGCCTGTTCAAACACCTCAACGATCCGTACATCGCGCGCAACTGCCGCCACGCCGACCCGCCGCTCGGACCGACCGCCGCACTCGTCAGCTGCGACAACGCCTCCGACATGCCGTCGGTCACCTTCCTCGGGTACCACACCACCGAGATGGCGAAGACCGTGTACCAGGCCGATATCGGCCAGCTCTCGGGCCATTCGTGCACCGGCGGCGGCAGCAAGGACGAGGTGTGGAAACGCAACGGCACCCCGATCGGCCGCTACTTCTGCCTGACCGACACCACCGGCGAACTGCCGCACCAGGACCTGGTCGCGATCTACGAGGACCTGCACATCCTGGTCCAGCTGGACGGGGCTCCCACCGATCAGCCCACCACCGCACCCAAGACCGAGGGCGAGCTGGACGCGTGGTTCCAGAAGAACTTCACCAGTTAGCCATCGGTCATCGGACAGCGGGAAAAGTGGTGCCGGGTTCCCTCCGCAGCTGGGAACCCGGCACCGTGTCGGCACCGGTGTGGGCGGTAGCCGACGTTCGTGCGCGCCTCGCGGCGCGGGATCTAGAGACCGTCGCGGACGATGTCCACGGCGCGGGTGAGAATGCCCAGGCCGTGGGTGATCTCGTCGTCGGTGACGGTGAGGGGTGGCAGCAGTTTCACGACTTCGTCGCAGGAGCCGGAGGTTTCGACCAGCAGCCCGTGCTCGAAGGCGACCCGGCACACCTTGGTGGCCTGCGAGGCGTCCTCGAACACCAGGCCCTGCACCAGGCCGCGGCCCCGGGTGGAGACGCCGGTATGCGCGGCGGCCAGGGTGGCCAGGTGCCGGTGGACGCGCTCACCCTTGGCCAGGGTCGCGGTTTCGAGGCGATCGTCGGACCAGTAGTGCCGCAGCGCGACCTCGGCGGTCACGAAGGCCGCGTTGTTGCCGCGGAAGGTGCCGTTGTGCTCGCCGGGGGCCCATTGATCCAGTTCGCGGCGCATGAGCACCAGCGCCATCGGAAGGCCGTAGCCGCCAATGGATTTCGACAGCGTCACGATGTCGGGGGTGATGCCCGCGATCTCGAAGGAGAAGAACGGGCCGGTGCGCCCGCACCCCATCTGGACGTCGTCGACGATGAGCAGAATGCCGCGCACCGCGCACAACTCCGCGAGCTGGCGCAGCCATTCGGCACGGGCCACATTGACCCCGCCCTCGCCCTGCACGGTCTCCACGATCACCGCCGCCGGCTTGTCCAGACCCGACGAACTGTCGTCGAGG
This sequence is a window from Nocardia yunnanensis. Protein-coding genes within it:
- a CDS encoding LLM class flavin-dependent oxidoreductase; its protein translation is MSLSFHWFLPTSGDSRGLVVGGHGTPMSGDRPASLHYLNQISAAAETNGFEAVLTPTGSWCEDAWLTTAMLVETTETLKFLVALRPGLMSPTLAAQMAGTFQRHSEGRLFLNVVTGGEPLEQAAYGDFADKESRYARTGEFLHVVRSLWESHEPVTFSGEHIRVENALLSNRPDPVPPIFFGGSSAPAGPVAARYADTYLTWGEPVLAVSRKLDWIRGLAVDHGRKLDYGLRIHVITRDTAEEAWAVADKLLAGIDPADIERVQAALARSESEGQRRMSELHNGSTDRLEIAPNLWAGVGLVRGGAGTALVGSHAEVAERLVEYSKAGISHFVLSGYPHLEEAYWFGEGVLPILERKGLWQHPNRRPSAPLSTPFAGASSS
- a CDS encoding ABC transporter substrate-binding protein, with amino-acid sequence MKRTRLLAALAVVTALVTAACSSGGDDTKGVNADGSVDLSKVTLHIGDQKGMALQALLDVSGQSKDLPYQVEWSTFTAGPPMLEAINAGSIDFGGVGDAPPVFAAAAKSQIKIAGVYDSGAAGSAIVVPKDSALKDPKDLRGKKIAVTKGSSAHYHLLSVLTKNGLTFGDIEPQYLQPADALAALSTGRVDAWTVWDPYVAQAELGGNRVLVDGAGYLKPDSFWVTGAKTLDNKANAAAVRDLLGRIQRAHTWITGHREEWAKQSAAITGVPYDVTLLAVNRANFADHPLDDATITAEQQVADAFSDAKLIPGKVKITDFIDTRFNDRFNS
- a CDS encoding ABC transporter ATP-binding protein translates to MATRLPDTLTEDSVTPAGPVVRIRGLAKDFGTRRVLHRLDLDIRPGEFVALLGRSGSGKSTLLRALAGLDDRTEGELTVAGEVAVAFQEPRLVPWKRVRDNVTLGLRHENPKAAAEAALAEVGLAERGEAWPLTLSGGEAQRASLARALVREPELLLLDEPFSALDALTRITIHQLVLDLWTKHRPGVLLVTHDVDEALLLADRALVLADGRIAREIPIDLPRPRRRDHPGFLALRTALLAELGVTLEDGVQLKGSTE
- a CDS encoding ABC transporter permease — its product is MSSIAVQARPAAARLRLPSVSVLARFVAPVALVVIWQVASATGVLPERLLASPVTVVQTAIDLVKDGTLTKAISVSLQRAAIGFVIGAAAGIGLALISGLSRVGEYLVDPIVQMLRTLPFYGLIPLFILWFGIGELPKIVLVAFGVAVPLYLNTFAGIRSVDGKLAELAQVQRLNRWQLIRHIVLPGALPQTLVGLRQSLGVAWLALIVAEQVNADAGLGFMINDAREFLRTDVIVVGLLVYSVLGLLTDALVRSIERRALSWRRGFLTH
- a CDS encoding serine/threonine-protein kinase, yielding MDSPHHPLTVGSRFGPYRLDRLIGRGGMGEVYQAYDTIKDRTVAIKVLPERLAEDAVYRQRFQRESHAAARLREAHVIPIHDYGEIDGRLYIDMRLVDGDSLRSLLHRHGPGTPADAVAVVEQVAAALDAAHRDGLLHRDVKPDNILLTHEGFVYLVDFGIAQSVTDESLTQDGGAVGSYRYMAPERFAAGDIGPASDVYALTCVLFECLTGTRPFAGGNEAQIMGAHLFDPIPKPSLVRPTVPAAFDAVVARGMAKEPGQRYGTAGELAAAARAALPDRTGGRTSTNPPAPHPEMMETVTGTGRGNASDPGPGTGAEAVSGHPAEPGRRASRTRRRLRRLAAVAGVALLVAASLSFAGWAYRQHTTPGRPISDSLTLQPSDIEVLSIVSGTGYHRANCLRADSNTQGTSFILCDPNPAASAPAARFFRFRTAQAMHDYFTTTYLGGFGATSCPSDPAGKDGPLMAKGKEVGRKACYADRSLGKPAPGLVVTDEAEMVLSVYIFDNPELTALRDYWAKNNWGRLSSRENSGDPDVFTDDDRSLFKHLNDPYIARNCRHADPPLGPTAALVSCDNASDMPSVTFLGYHTTEMAKTVYQADIGQLSGHSCTGGGSKDEVWKRNGTPIGRYFCLTDTTGELPHQDLVAIYEDLHILVQLDGAPTDQPTTAPKTEGELDAWFQKNFTS
- the ectB gene encoding diaminobutyrate--2-oxoglutarate transaminase, which produces MTIAESTVFETLESNVRGYCRSWPTVFDTARGAWLTDENGKDYLDFFAGAGTLNYGHNNPVLKQALLDYLIGDGITHGLDMSTVAKRRLLESFRDLILTPRGLDYKVQFPGPTGANAVEAALKLARKVTGRTTVLNFTNAFHGMTLGALSVTGNAAKRAGAGVPLVHATPMPYDGYLEEPEDLSWMRRALDDSSSGLDKPAAVIVETVQGEGGVNVARAEWLRQLAELCAVRGILLIVDDVQMGCGRTGPFFSFEIAGITPDIVTLSKSIGGYGLPMALVLMRRELDQWAPGEHNGTFRGNNAAFVTAEVALRHYWSDDRLETATLAKGERVHRHLATLAAAHTGVSTRGRGLVQGLVFEDASQATKVCRVAFEHGLLVETSGSCDEVVKLLPPLTVTDDEITHGLGILTRAVDIVRDGL